The genomic stretch AATCCAAATTTGTCCTTTCCAACCACCAGCAGTGCGAGGTTTTAATGGCTTATTATCTGTAGTCACCTTTGCCTCACTGGATGAAAAAGGTAAAACTGTCGCTAAGGGCACACCATCACGGGTTAAAATAACTTCTACCTGATTTTGAATAGCTGACAATAACTCCGAAAACCTATCCTGTAATAAATTGACATCAAAGGTTTTTTTCAACATGGTCAAAATTTATTTGTTGGTATAATTTCATTATAGAATGCAAGAAAAATATACTATATACCCAAGACCTTGCTAAAAGATAACGAAAATAATTTATTCTCGCCAAATCAATAGTTGTACATAGACTAAAATAAAAGCGATAGCTAATAAGATACTGGTATTAGCGGCGGCATAACCAAAATTAAACTGCCGAAAAGCCTCCTGATAGATATAGTATGCCAATATATTGGTACTATTAGCAGGACCCCCATTAGTCATAACATAAATTTGCTCAAAAGAACGAAAAGTAAAAATAGCTGTAGTAATAGAAGTTAAGATTAAGGTCGGTTTTAAACCGGGTAAAGTAATATACCAGAATTGCGCCCAAACATTAGCGCCATCCAACTGCGCCGCTTCATAACGATTTTGAGGAATAGCCTGTAAACCAGCGAGAAATAAAATTAAATTAAAGCCAATTTGTCGCCAAACACTGAATAAAATTACTACGGGCATCGCCCAAATAGTGCTATTTAGCCAAGGAATTGGAGTTATATTTAAAGATAATAAAAATTGATTAATAGGTCCTTCATTTTGAAATAACCAACGAAAACCTAACCCCATGGCTACCAATGATGTTATGGAAGGAAGAAAGTAGCTGGTACGAAAAAAACTTTTTAAAATAATTTGCTCTTTTAGTAAAATTGCTAATAGTAAAGGAATGATAATACTAGGGATAATTGTCGCAATAGAAAAGTAAACTGTATTAATGATAATTTGCCAAAAATCCCCATCTTGAAAAATATTTTGATAATTTCTCCATCCTATCCATTGATTATCGATAAAATTACCATCGGTAAAACTTAAGAAAATTAGGTATAAAATCGGGATAAATAGGAAAATACTTAAAAGAATTAAGGCTGGTGATAAAAATAACCATGCCGTAAAATTAATTTTAACTTTGGAGTTAGAAAACATTTTGATACGGTTTACTTTTTTTGATTGATAAATTACTACTATTTATTATTTGTTAGATTAAATAAATTTGTAAGTAAAACTACTATTTAGAGTAATCTAATCATTATTTTATCTAATTTTTTCTATATTGAGTTTGTCTTAACCATTAATTTTGTTGCTTCAGCGCCCGTGTCTCATCCAATAAGGCTTCTACTTCCTCATCAGAAAGTTTACGAATATAGTTAACTTTAACTTCTTCTATAAAGCCTAATAAAAGAGATTCTAAAACTTCTAAATTATGTTTAGCGCCCACCGACAAGGTCAAAGTTTGCCCTGATTTACTAATAATCTTTTCTAAATATTGATCAAAAACGGGATCACTTTGTAATAATTTTTGAATAGTATCTAATAATACTTGATAAAGTTGATGAGAAATGGGATAACTGAGCTTTTCGGGAAAATTATTAAAGCCGGGTAAATGAGCAATATTTTGATAAGCCGGAGAATCAAAAATGCTTTTAATAATAATATAATTTAATAAATCTTCCACTTCTTGGCGAATTTCTGGCAAAACCTGATTGGCAACTAAATCAATAATTAATCTGACAATTTCGCTAATTTCATTAGTATCATTAAGGTCAATATAACTTCGGCTTTGTTTTTCAGGAGAAAGTAATTTTTCGATATTGCCATCTTCCACAAAATTTTCCACTTGATTAACAACTCTTAATAAAATTATCTCTGTAATATCTCCAGCAATAGTTGCAGCAAAACCTTGGCTGGTTTGTTTTTTAATCGATTTTAAAGAAATTAATTTACTTTGATCTAAACGAATAGCAACGGGAATAATTCTTAGCCATCTAAAAATAGGTAAAAAGAATAATAAATCATACCAACGCCAGAGAAAAGCATCATTAATTTTAACACCATTATATCTTAAACTAATGACAAAAGACCGCAAAATAAAATCAGTTAAAATAATGACAATAAAAGGAAAATCAATTAAACCAAAATAATCAACAAATTGTCCATTTTCACCGATAGGACGAAAATAATTAGTATTAACTAAAGGGACAATCTCTTCATTAAAAAATTCTAATTCTTCATTTAATCTTCCTTCTAAATAATCAACAGTCCAAAAATTATTAAAAGCATCTTTAGCTGAATTACGAGGATTATTAATATACGGTGAAGTGCGCTGACGCATTAAATTTTTGATCTTTTCTAAATTACCACTTTTATTAGCTAATTGAAATGGATTTTGCTCGATCATTTGTATGCTAAGTTCTCTCAACATAGCCAACGTTTCTTTTGTTTGAGGAGAAGATAAACCATATCGATTAATATTATTTTCTAATTCTTGAAAAGTGTCTAAATATTCCTGAGTATCTCGATAAGGTACAATACCTTTTATGGCATCATATTGAATTACTTTTTCTCGCACATTTTTAGGCACTATAGTTAATTTATAGCCCTCATACTCATAAGGTCCAAACTTGAAACTGCCCACCGTAATTATGCCATTTAACCAAATATCTCGAAAAGGAATATAAGTTAAATCAAAAGCCACTACCCCTAAATTAGCCACTGAAATTAGTGCCATTACTTTGGCTACGAAAATATTGTCAAACCAAAAATTGTAAATCCAAGTAATTGGTTTTGTGGTAGTCTTTATGCCTTTTTTAATTTGACGTTTCATCCTAATCTTTATAAAACTCTTACGGCTACATTATAGATTAGTGCTAAATCAATTGTGGCAGATTAGTCAAAAGAGCAAAAAGCAAAGATAAATTTACAGGAGTTTTTCATTTTCTTAAACAACACTTTTGTTTGTTGCAAAAATGCCCTTTGCGTCTTTGCAACTTTGCGAGAAACAAAAAACAAAGTAAGAGAGCCGAAATTATTATCTGACGTTACGCACTGATTCAAATGTTAAGTTAAGGGAGGTTTCAGGTAGCAGGTTTCAGGTTTAAAACTCTCAATAGACTCTTGTACAAGAAAAAGAAAAAGATCAATAAACATAAGTTTTTTGTCAATTCTTTAACCTGACACCCGACACCTGACACCTAAAACCAACAATTAATTCTATTTTTGCCTAACATCAATTATTATCAGAAAACCATAATAGATATTATGATGTGATCAAATAAAAAATGATCAACTTTGCCATGAAAAAAAATATCATATTTGGCGCTTTATTAGTCTTTGTTCCGATTTCTGTGGTAGGGCATTTCTTACATTGGGGTGAAGGGGTAATTTTTATCACTGCATCTCTAGCTATTGTACCTTTAGCTGCCTTTATGGGGGAAGCCACAGAAGAAATTGCTGTGGTGGTAGGACCTAATTTAGGGGGACTATTAAACGCTACATTCGGAAATGCTACTGAATTAATCTTAGCTTTTATCGCTCTGAAAAGTGGTTTTGTGCAGGTAGTAAAAGCAACTATCACAGGCTCAATTATCGGTAATTTACTCTTAGTAATGGGCTTTGCCATGTTTTTAGGAGGATTGCGTTATAAAGAGCAAAATTTTCAACCTACCACAGCGCGCCTCAACGCATCAGTAATGAATTTAGCAGTAATCGCCATTCTGTTGCCCACTGCGGTAGAATACACCTCCACAGGTATCCCAGAAGCAACTTTACAACAGTTATCCGTAGCTGTGGCAATAGTGTTAATTCTAGTATATTTATTGACTCTACTATTTTCCATGAAAACCCATGCTTATCTTTACGATGTGGGAGTAGCGGAAAATGAAGACGAAGGAGAAGGGGGGGAAAACTATCAACCCAACTTGTGGTTTTGGGTAGGTATCTTGTTAGTTGTTACCCTTGGGGTGGCTATCGAGTCAGAATTATTAGTAGAATCATTGGAAGTTGCCACGGCTGAGTTAGGCTTACCTGCGCTCTTCACCGGCGTAATTTTCTTACCGATTATCGGCAACGCCGCCGAACACGCCACCGCCGTCACCGTGGCCATGAAGGATAAAATGGATTTATCCGTGTCAGTAGCCCTAGGCTCAAGTTTACAAATTGCCTTATTTGTAGCGCCCATCTTAGTCATTGCTGGGTGGTTTATGGGGCAACCTATGGACTTAAATTTTAATCCTTTTGAACTGGTAGCAGTAGCTGTATCAGTGCTAATTGCCAATTCTATCAGTTCTGATGGTAACTCTAATTGGTTGGAAGGAGCATTATTGTTGGCAACTTATGCCGTCATTGCTTTAGCTTTCTTCTTCCATCCCGCCATTGAGGGATTTTAAGGCTTAGGTTTAAGCTAAAAATGTTATATCATCGAGAGGGTACTTGAAAAACCTTCTCGGAAGTGCTATGATAGTATCTGCTTTATAAGCGGACGTGGCGGAATTGGTAGACGCGCTAGATTTAGGTTCTAGTATCTTTGATGTGAGAGTTCGAGTCTCTCTGTCCGCATTTTTTTTGATCCTTAATCGTAAAGATTAAAAAATATCCCTTCACACTGTTACAATTTTAATATTAATTTTTAACAGGTGATGATATGATTATTTTACCCGGTTCTACAGTCAAAGTGACTAATAGTGAAGACACTTATTACAATTTTGAGGGTTTAGTACAAAGAGTAACGGATGGAAAAGCCGCCGTTTTATTTGAGGGTGGAAATTGGGATAAATTAATTACTTTTCGTCTTTCTGAATTGGAAATTATTAATCCTAAGAAAAAGTAAATTAGGTTATTTTCACAAGGGGTTAAAACCCCTTGTCACAGCTTTGGCTCTATTTGAAAATCTAATTTTTAACGCATTCCGCTAGTTGTTCTTTGATTAAATCTCCATCAATATTTTGACCAATAAAAACTAACTTATTTTCTCTTTTTTGTGCTGATTTCCATGTGTCGTCTTCAATGGTAAATCTTTTACCGCTTAAGTGAAAAATATGCCGATCTGGACTTTCATGAAACCATAAAATTCCCTTCGCCCTAAAGACATTTGCTGATAATTTATTATCAAGAAAATCTTGTAGTTTACGAATATAAAATGGTTGCTCACTCACAAAAGAAACCGATGTGAAACCATCATTTTCGAGGTGCGCTGAATGATCATGGTTATGATGTTCATGGTTATGATGTTCATGGTTATGATGTTCATGTTCATGATGTCCACTATAATATTGGTCAGATTCAAATAACCCCACACTGAGAATTAGGGGGAGGGGCGCTTGAGAATTAGTAGTGCGCATAATCCGAGCATCAGGTTTGATTTCTTTGAGGCGATTTTCTAAAGAATTTACCTCATTTTCACTAACTAAATCAGTCTTATTAAGAAGAATAATATCCCCATAGGCGATTTGACTATAAGCCGCCTCGCTGTTAAATAAATCTAAGCTAAAATTAGCACAGTCAACTAAAGTAATGATAGAATCCAACCTTGTCATTTCTCTTAATTCTGTACCTAAAAAAGTCAACGCAACAGGCAAAGGATCAGCTATTCCAGTGGTTTCTACAACTAAGTAGTCGATTTTATCACTTTTTTCTAAAACTTGATAAACCGCATCAACTAAATCATTATTAATATTACAGCAAATACAACCATTACTTAACTCGATCATGGTTTCATCTGTACTAACAATTAAATCATTATCAATGCCAATTTCTCCAAATTCATTGACTAAAACAGCAGTTTTAACACCTTGTTGATTACTTAAAATATAATTTAGTAATGTTGTTTTGCCACTGCCTAAAAAACCTGTAATAATGGTAACGGGTAATCCTCTTTTAGGAGCATCCATAACATCTTTATCTTGTTGTTGTGATATTGTAGTGGTCATCTTTTTCCTAACTCACATCGATAATTCTTTAACTTAACATCATATCCTACATAACGATCCTAAGTCACTTATGGCAACTGTTAAATAAGAATTTAAGCGTTGCTGAATCAAGGTATGGTGCAGGAAAAGAA from Cyanobacterium sp. T60_A2020_053 encodes the following:
- a CDS encoding DUF3252 domain-containing protein — encoded protein: MIILPGSTVKVTNSEDTYYNFEGLVQRVTDGKAAVLFEGGNWDKLITFRLSELEIINPKKK
- a CDS encoding GTP-binding protein, with protein sequence MTTTISQQQDKDVMDAPKRGLPVTIITGFLGSGKTTLLNYILSNQQGVKTAVLVNEFGEIGIDNDLIVSTDETMIELSNGCICCNINNDLVDAVYQVLEKSDKIDYLVVETTGIADPLPVALTFLGTELREMTRLDSIITLVDCANFSLDLFNSEAAYSQIAYGDIILLNKTDLVSENEVNSLENRLKEIKPDARIMRTTNSQAPLPLILSVGLFESDQYYSGHHEHEHHNHEHHNHEHHNHDHSAHLENDGFTSVSFVSEQPFYIRKLQDFLDNKLSANVFRAKGILWFHESPDRHIFHLSGKRFTIEDDTWKSAQKRENKLVFIGQNIDGDLIKEQLAECVKN
- a CDS encoding sugar ABC transporter permease; its protein translation is MFSNSKVKINFTAWLFLSPALILLSIFLFIPILYLIFLSFTDGNFIDNQWIGWRNYQNIFQDGDFWQIIINTVYFSIATIIPSIIIPLLLAILLKEQIILKSFFRTSYFLPSITSLVAMGLGFRWLFQNEGPINQFLLSLNITPIPWLNSTIWAMPVVILFSVWRQIGFNLILFLAGLQAIPQNRYEAAQLDGANVWAQFWYITLPGLKPTLILTSITTAIFTFRSFEQIYVMTNGGPANSTNILAYYIYQEAFRQFNFGYAAANTSILLAIAFILVYVQLLIWRE
- the cax gene encoding calcium/proton exchanger; protein product: MKKNIIFGALLVFVPISVVGHFLHWGEGVIFITASLAIVPLAAFMGEATEEIAVVVGPNLGGLLNATFGNATELILAFIALKSGFVQVVKATITGSIIGNLLLVMGFAMFLGGLRYKEQNFQPTTARLNASVMNLAVIAILLPTAVEYTSTGIPEATLQQLSVAVAIVLILVYLLTLLFSMKTHAYLYDVGVAENEDEGEGGENYQPNLWFWVGILLVVTLGVAIESELLVESLEVATAELGLPALFTGVIFLPIIGNAAEHATAVTVAMKDKMDLSVSVALGSSLQIALFVAPILVIAGWFMGQPMDLNFNPFELVAVAVSVLIANSISSDGNSNWLEGALLLATYAVIALAFFFHPAIEGF